From Xylocopilactobacillus apis, a single genomic window includes:
- a CDS encoding 3'-5' exonuclease, whose product MNFVAIDFETANNERNSACSLGLAVVRHSKIQDSFYSLIKPPTPISPDTQRIHGISNEDVANAPTFDQIWPHIKFFFQRDCLVAAHNAPFDLGVLKATANYYNIYFDPVLSIDTVTTSRKLYPEIRRHSLDAMTDYLNIQLPHHHRSIDDAIACAKILLIQEEHFGDYVLKGLVRG is encoded by the coding sequence ATGAATTTCGTAGCAATTGATTTTGAAACTGCTAATAATGAACGTAACAGCGCCTGTTCTTTAGGGCTTGCGGTTGTCCGCCACAGTAAAATTCAAGATTCCTTTTATTCGCTGATCAAACCACCGACACCAATTTCTCCCGACACGCAAAGAATTCATGGCATCTCTAACGAAGACGTTGCTAATGCTCCAACATTTGATCAAATTTGGCCTCATATTAAGTTTTTCTTTCAGCGGGATTGTCTAGTTGCCGCTCACAATGCTCCATTTGATTTAGGAGTTTTAAAAGCTACTGCCAACTACTACAACATCTACTTTGATCCCGTTTTAAGCATTGATACCGTAACCACTTCTAGAAAACTATATCCCGAAATCCGGCGTCATTCGCTAGATGCAATGACTGACTATTTAAACATTCAATTACCCCATCACCATCGATCAATTGATGATGCAATTGCTTGTGCCAAAATTCTGTTAATCCAAGAAGAGCATTTTGGCGATTATGTTTTAAAAGGCCTAGTAAGAGGATAA
- the pta gene encoding phosphate acetyltransferase, with protein MNVIDELKTKIKGKNLRIVFPEATEERNLRAIALLNQEKLIKTILVGKKSEIEEAASKLHVDLSSSEIVDPASDPDFNATVDAFVDRRKGKATKEDAEKLLLDPIYYATMMTYLNRTDGLVSGAIHSTADTVRPALQIIKTKEGVSRVSGAFLMEKENEKYLMADCAINIEPDSQTLAETALQSKLTAQIFNIDPKIALLSFSTKGSAKAPQVDKVREATELVQKMDPAGSYDGELQFDAAFVPEVAKLKAPDSKVAGQANVFIFPSLEAGNIGYKLTQRLGGFRALGPILQGLNRPVSDLSRGCSKEDIVEIAIVTAALALIDDGN; from the coding sequence ATGAATGTTATCGATGAGTTAAAAACTAAGATTAAAGGGAAAAATTTGAGAATTGTCTTCCCGGAAGCAACTGAAGAAAGAAATTTACGGGCAATCGCTTTATTAAATCAGGAAAAGTTAATAAAAACCATTTTGGTTGGGAAAAAATCAGAAATTGAAGAAGCTGCAAGTAAACTGCATGTTGATTTAAGCAGCAGTGAAATTGTTGATCCCGCAAGTGACCCAGACTTTAATGCAACGGTTGATGCCTTTGTCGATCGACGCAAAGGGAAAGCTACAAAAGAAGACGCGGAGAAACTCCTGCTTGATCCAATTTATTATGCTACGATGATGACCTATTTAAATCGAACTGACGGGTTAGTATCAGGAGCAATTCATTCAACTGCAGATACGGTACGTCCTGCTTTACAGATTATTAAAACTAAAGAAGGTGTCAGCAGAGTCAGCGGAGCTTTTCTGATGGAAAAGGAAAATGAAAAATACTTAATGGCCGATTGTGCTATTAATATTGAACCTGATTCCCAAACGTTAGCCGAAACAGCACTTCAGTCAAAATTAACGGCTCAGATTTTTAATATTGATCCTAAAATTGCTTTGCTTAGTTTTTCAACTAAAGGTTCAGCTAAAGCTCCGCAAGTAGATAAAGTAAGAGAAGCAACTGAATTAGTACAAAAAATGGATCCCGCGGGTTCTTACGATGGAGAATTACAGTTTGATGCTGCTTTTGTTCCGGAAGTAGCAAAATTAAAAGCTCCTGATTCTAAGGTTGCCGGTCAAGCAAATGTCTTTATTTTCCCTAGTCTTGAAGCAGGAAATATTGGCTATAAGTTAACGCAGCGCTTGGGAGGCTTTCGAGCTTTAGGACCGATTTTACAAGGACTTAATCGTCCCGTATCAGATCTTTCTCGAGGATGCAGTAAAGAAGATATTGTTGAAATTGCAATTGTAACGGCAGCCTTAGCCCTAATTGATGATGGAAATTAA
- a CDS encoding aspartate-semialdehyde dehydrogenase, producing the protein MKEDYVVAILGATGAVGSRLMSELAYSEIPVKILKLLASKRSAGKKIKYQDQVIEVEEARPESFEGVDLVLSSAGGDVSKRLLPEAVKRGAVCVDNTSAFRMDPTVPLIVPGVNDEELVHHKGIIANPNCSTIQMVAALNPIYQKYGLKQIIVSTYQAVSGAGQSAWNEMLDEAKEYLENKPMKAEILPTKGDLHHYPLAFNLLPQIDVFEDDGYTHEEWKMIHETKKILLNDMNAPDLKVTATCVRVPVAVGHGESVYFTVNDSKATVDEIRSLMAQTKGLVIEDDPKEQIYPQPLNAEGKRETFIGRIRADIENPRAFQMWVVADNLMRGAASNTVEIAASLVKRNLI; encoded by the coding sequence ATGAAAGAAGATTATGTAGTAGCTATTTTAGGGGCAACCGGAGCAGTAGGAAGTCGTTTAATGAGCGAACTTGCTTATTCCGAAATTCCTGTTAAAATTCTAAAGCTTTTGGCATCAAAACGTTCTGCGGGCAAGAAAATCAAATATCAAGATCAAGTTATTGAGGTCGAAGAAGCAAGACCAGAATCGTTTGAGGGTGTTGATTTAGTCTTATCTTCTGCCGGTGGCGACGTTTCAAAGCGTTTGCTGCCGGAAGCTGTAAAACGAGGGGCAGTTTGTGTGGATAACACTAGTGCTTTTCGAATGGATCCGACGGTTCCTTTAATAGTTCCCGGAGTTAATGACGAAGAACTTGTTCATCACAAGGGAATTATTGCCAATCCCAATTGTTCGACGATCCAAATGGTCGCTGCTTTAAATCCGATTTATCAAAAGTACGGTTTAAAACAAATTATTGTTTCGACGTATCAAGCAGTATCAGGAGCAGGACAGTCAGCGTGGAATGAGATGCTTGATGAGGCTAAGGAGTACTTAGAAAACAAGCCGATGAAAGCCGAAATTCTCCCAACTAAAGGAGATCTTCACCACTATCCATTAGCATTTAACCTTCTGCCGCAGATTGACGTCTTTGAAGACGATGGCTACACGCATGAAGAATGGAAAATGATTCATGAAACGAAGAAAATTCTTTTAAACGACATGAATGCACCAGACCTTAAAGTAACGGCTACGTGCGTGAGAGTGCCAGTTGCAGTCGGTCACGGGGAATCAGTGTATTTCACGGTAAATGATTCAAAAGCAACGGTCGATGAAATACGTTCGTTGATGGCACAAACAAAGGGATTGGTTATTGAAGATGATCCTAAAGAACAAATTTATCCGCAGCCCCTTAATGCCGAAGGTAAAAGAGAGACGTTCATCGGCAGAATTAGAGCTGACATAGAAAACCCGAGAGCATTTCAGATGTGGGTAGTGGCTGATAATTTGATGCGGGGAGCTGCCAGCAACACGGTAGAAATTGCAGCAAGTTTAGTTAAAAGAAATTTAATCTAA
- a CDS encoding uracil-DNA glycosylase: MTMQTNSKKKLEVIGNSWDQLLNEEINKPYFGELLKFLNAEEAKYTIYPPRGSIFNAFKWTPIENVKVVIVGQDPYHGPNQAMGASFSVQPTAKIPPSLVNIFKELQSDLNLPIPDNGDLSQWGKQGVLLLNAVLTVRDGAANSHQGHGWEYFTDTVIKFLSKRGGIVFILWGNFAKKKEELIDLDRNFVIKSSHPSPFSVTYGFFGSRPFSKTNGYLKQIGKTPIDWDLTKGD, from the coding sequence ATGACTATGCAAACGAATTCAAAAAAAAAGTTAGAAGTAATTGGCAATTCTTGGGATCAGCTGCTTAATGAGGAAATCAATAAGCCTTATTTTGGTGAGCTTTTGAAATTTTTAAATGCAGAGGAAGCGAAGTATACAATATATCCTCCTCGCGGCAGTATTTTTAATGCCTTTAAGTGGACGCCCATTGAAAATGTTAAAGTAGTGATCGTTGGTCAGGATCCATATCATGGACCGAATCAAGCAATGGGAGCAAGCTTTTCGGTTCAGCCGACAGCGAAAATTCCACCGTCACTGGTTAATATTTTTAAAGAATTACAATCGGATTTGAATTTACCGATTCCTGACAATGGTGATTTAAGCCAGTGGGGAAAACAAGGGGTTCTGTTATTGAATGCAGTTTTAACGGTGAGAGACGGAGCTGCCAATTCTCATCAAGGTCATGGTTGGGAGTACTTTACAGACACAGTCATTAAATTTTTGTCTAAGCGTGGCGGAATTGTCTTTATTTTATGGGGAAATTTTGCTAAAAAGAAAGAGGAGCTAATTGACTTAGATCGTAATTTTGTGATCAAAAGCTCGCATCCAAGTCCGTTTTCTGTAACCTACGGATTTTTTGGTTCACGTCCTTTTTCTAAAACTAATGGATATTTAAAACAAATTGGCAAGACTCCCATTGACTGGGATCTTACTAAAGGAGATTAA
- a CDS encoding Cof-type HAD-IIB family hydrolase, giving the protein MIKLIASDMDGTLLNHDLVIPEENIAAIKKAQAEGIEFMIATGRGITEAKPLLEKYNLNSAFITLNGGQVFDEKGVVQVEFPLKPVWTKKVVQSLINQDLYFEVVTSNGIYSDDKVKRINNIAGLISNLNPGTPFKLAVALSSARIELMNIKYVENYDEILSDPNIKVFKIIAFDTQSTVKFDAVKKDLLAEPNPGVVITSSSTYNIEINDINGQKGIALKKYAEQKGLGAENVMTLGDNVNDTTMIEYAGYSVAMGNAIDDIKKIAHWQTDTNNNAGVAKAIERAIEFNHTGKE; this is encoded by the coding sequence ATGATTAAATTAATTGCCTCAGACATGGACGGAACTCTTTTAAATCACGACCTCGTGATTCCCGAAGAAAACATTGCTGCGATTAAAAAAGCGCAAGCCGAAGGAATTGAATTCATGATCGCAACTGGCCGGGGGATTACAGAAGCAAAGCCACTTTTAGAAAAATATAATTTGAACTCAGCTTTTATAACTTTAAACGGCGGACAGGTTTTCGACGAAAAAGGCGTTGTTCAAGTTGAATTTCCTTTAAAACCTGTTTGGACTAAAAAAGTGGTTCAATCTCTAATAAATCAAGATCTTTACTTTGAAGTTGTAACTAGTAATGGAATATACTCTGATGACAAAGTTAAAAGAATCAATAATATTGCAGGGCTAATCTCTAACCTAAACCCTGGTACTCCCTTCAAACTTGCGGTTGCCTTGTCGTCTGCGAGAATTGAGCTGATGAATATAAAATATGTCGAAAATTACGATGAAATTCTTAGTGATCCGAACATAAAAGTATTTAAAATTATTGCATTTGATACTCAATCAACCGTGAAATTTGATGCAGTAAAAAAAGATTTACTTGCTGAACCTAATCCAGGAGTGGTTATTACTTCTAGTTCAACTTACAACATTGAAATTAATGATATCAATGGACAAAAAGGAATTGCTCTTAAAAAGTATGCTGAACAAAAAGGTCTTGGTGCTGAAAATGTTATGACCTTAGGGGATAATGTCAATGATACAACAATGATTGAATACGCTGGATACTCTGTCGCAATGGGAAACGCCATTGATGACATCAAGAAGATCGCTCATTGGCAGACTGATACCAACAATAATGCTGGCGTTGCCAAAGCAATTGAGAGAGCCATTGAATTTAATCATACTGGTAAGGAATAA
- the tsaE gene encoding tRNA (adenosine(37)-N6)-threonylcarbamoyltransferase complex ATPase subunit type 1 TsaE, translating into MMEIKLSNLTDTNKLGTLIAQDLKGGEKIFLVGDLGAGKTTLTQQLARSLDIKEIVNSPTFMLVKEYHSGRLPLIHLDLYRLKNLSEEDEEMVEEYDDGQNVLVIEWGEQIIDNYPDSLVLYFSEINGDKRVVDIKNSSENLTAKIKKNWI; encoded by the coding sequence ATGATGGAAATTAAACTTTCTAATTTAACTGACACAAATAAATTAGGCACATTAATTGCGCAAGATTTAAAAGGCGGCGAGAAAATATTTTTAGTTGGTGATTTAGGAGCCGGGAAAACCACGCTTACTCAGCAACTTGCACGTAGTTTAGATATCAAGGAAATTGTTAACAGCCCTACTTTTATGTTGGTTAAAGAATATCATTCTGGGCGCTTGCCCTTAATCCATCTAGATCTTTATCGATTGAAAAACTTATCAGAAGAAGATGAAGAGATGGTTGAGGAATATGATGATGGACAAAATGTTCTGGTGATTGAGTGGGGAGAACAGATAATTGATAATTATCCTGATTCACTAGTTCTTTATTTTAGTGAAATTAATGGTGACAAGCGCGTAGTAGACATTAAGAATTCTTCAGAAAATTTAACAGCAAAAATAAAAAAGAATTGGATTTAA
- a CDS encoding exodeoxyribonuclease III, whose protein sequence is MKFISWNVNGLRAVLKKDFMNQFKEFDADFVCLQETKMQEGQVSLDLPGYTQYFNYAERKGYSGTAIFTRIKPLDVHLGIDQAEFDNEGRIIRLEYPEFYLICCYTPNSGSELKRLEYRMKWEDAFREYVGKLKEKKTVIICGDLNVAHEEIDLKNFKTNHHNAGFTDEERNKMTELLSSGFTDSFRKLYPDERKYSWWSYRGHARETNAGWRIDYFLISSPDKIKEAKILNEYTGSDHCPVELITE, encoded by the coding sequence ATGAAATTTATTTCGTGGAACGTTAACGGCCTTAGAGCTGTTTTAAAAAAAGATTTTATGAATCAATTTAAAGAATTTGACGCAGATTTTGTCTGTCTTCAGGAAACTAAAATGCAGGAAGGTCAAGTCTCCCTTGATCTTCCGGGATACACGCAATACTTTAACTACGCCGAACGAAAAGGATATTCTGGCACCGCAATTTTTACAAGAATTAAACCGCTTGATGTTCACCTTGGAATTGACCAAGCTGAATTTGATAACGAAGGGCGAATTATCAGATTAGAATACCCTGAATTCTATCTAATCTGCTGTTACACTCCTAATTCTGGCTCTGAGCTAAAACGGCTGGAATACCGAATGAAATGGGAAGATGCTTTTAGAGAATACGTTGGTAAACTTAAAGAAAAGAAAACCGTCATCATTTGTGGAGACCTTAATGTTGCTCACGAAGAAATTGATTTAAAAAACTTTAAAACTAATCATCATAACGCTGGATTTACTGACGAAGAAAGAAATAAGATGACTGAACTGCTTTCTTCTGGTTTTACCGACAGTTTTCGAAAATTATATCCAGATGAAAGAAAATATTCATGGTGGAGTTACCGCGGACATGCAAGAGAAACGAACGCGGGCTGGAGAATCGATTATTTCTTAATTTCAAGTCCGGATAAAATAAAAGAAGCTAAAATTTTAAATGAATATACTGGTTCTGACCACTGCCCGGTTGAGCTAATTACGGAGTAA